The Gallus gallus isolate bGalGal1 chromosome 23, bGalGal1.mat.broiler.GRCg7b, whole genome shotgun sequence genome includes a region encoding these proteins:
- the LOC121107469 gene encoding collagen alpha-1(I) chain-like, with the protein MPRIPPHPAARGSAGPGPRHPCGARPPSAPPPPPAGSPPAYLRRAGPPLAAAGTGRAGAAAARSGAAAARGAVLERRVRALTMRGGPGAATSPRGERGPAGRGAGAALPGGAGVGGPAVPVRGGLWRPPQPGDPLRAPPLPRAAPSLGEARKEFRPFWGKEGAGRPEGTASWESETGESGGRRGEPGRERGRRGAARGRSSAGGGSDGGGGAVALGPSGVAELRGRSAAARPEACAAPAVCRAPLPAERRGGTGVWRNVRPQRLPPTVPPLGVWDVALNEAPLQTLTGRDRYPRSLPFSSCTAQLSAWRCSIPGSFCGPPLDALQQPHVPPVLRTPIRAQCCRAALHPHTPRLILMVRVAVTRVQTSHVDLLNLIRLIPDHPGGDFKETGKLGNDQHQASAVGGVEVWLQLMVSGLQQQRCSCWRSLIT; encoded by the exons ATGCCTCGAATTCCTCCCCACCCCGCGGCGCGGGGATCCGCCGGGCCGGGACCGCGGCACCCGTGCGGCGCCCGTCCGCCCTCcgcgcccccccctcccccagccgGCTCCCCCCCCGCCTACctgcgccgggccgggcctccGCTGGCGGCCGCCGGgacgggccgggccggggcagCCGCGGCGCGGAGTGGGGCGGCCGCAGCCCGCGGGGCCGTGCTGGAGCGGCGGGTCCGGGCGCTGACAATGAGAGGCGGCCCCGGCGCCGCTACGTCACCGCGAGGGGagcggggcccggcggggcggggggcgggagcggcgctgccgggcggggcgggggtcGGGGGCCCGGCGGTCCCGGTCCGTGGCGGACTTTGGCGGCCGCCTCAGCCGGGCGACCCGCTCCGGGCGCCGCCGCTTCCGCGGGCTGCGCCGTCGTTGGGAGAAGCGCGGAAGGAGTTTCGGCCATTTTGGGGGAAAgagggcgcggggcggccggAGGGAACCGCGAGCTGGGAGAGCGAAACGGGAGAGAGCGGCGGCCGCCGGGGCGAGCCGGGACGGGAacgggggcggcggggagcggctcGGGGCCGGAGCTCCGCGGGAGGAGGGAGCGATGGGGGCGGCGGTGCGGTGGCCCTCGGCCCGTCCGGAGTTGCGGAGCTCCGCGGCCGTTCCGCCGCCGCCCGTCCCGAGGCGTGCGCAGCCCCCGCTGTCTGCCGCGCGCCTCTGCCTGCCGAACGACGAGGAGGAACCGGAGTGTGGCGGAACGTCCGTCCTCAAAGGCTGCCCCCCACCGTGCCGCCCCTGGGAGTTTGGGACGTGGCGCTGAACGAAGCG ccccttcaGACACTGACAGGCCGCGATAGGTATCCccgcagccttcccttctccagctgcacagcccagctctcagcctggaggtgttccatccctgggagcttttgtggccctcctctggatgctctccaaCAGCCCCACgtccctcctgtactgaggactcccaTCCGGGcgcagtgctgcag GGCTGCGCTCCATCCTCACACCCCCCGGCTCATACTGATGGTGAGGGTTGCTGTGACCCGGGTGCAGACCTCGCACGtggatttattgaacctcataAGGCTGATTCCAGAC CATCCAGGTGGCGACTTCAAAGAGACAGGAAAACTAGGGAATGACCAACATCAGGCATCTGCTGTGGGTGGTGTGGAAGTGTGGCTGCAGCTGATGGTATCAGGGCTGCAGCAACAGagatgcagctgctggaggag CTTGATCACATGA